One Nerophis ophidion isolate RoL-2023_Sa linkage group LG06, RoL_Noph_v1.0, whole genome shotgun sequence genomic region harbors:
- the LOC133554378 gene encoding zinc finger protein 239-like — MVKEEPQPVHIKKEEEAPQTLHIKNEKEDPLTHHFKEEEEALETPHIKEEEEEHSISQEGDHLECLEQFAVIGVIVKSEDDEVKDESEEKREAEPPSSSSTQHMTTEADGDHCGGSQADKILAPLSDSDDTKSHSPDTDDEDLKDNKTCHTDNTHLTCSYCEKTFKHHCHLKVHMRTHTGEKPFSCSECGKGFVQSGDLKVHMRIHTGEKPFSCSICGKYFARKQHLQIHMVIHTGEKCFSCSLCGKCFIQSSELKVHMRTHTGEKPFMCSICSKRFTQKANLIMHTRIHTGEKPYTCSICGKGFAQNQSLKAHMRTHTGDKTFMCSICSKRFTQKAYLLRHTRIHTG; from the coding sequence atggtgaaggaaGAGCCACAGCCCgtccacattaaaaaggaagaagaGGCGCCACAGACACTGCACATTAAAAATGAGAAGGAGGACCCACTTACCCACcatttcaaagaggaagaggaggcgcTAGagaccccccacattaaagaggaagaggaggaacacagcatcagtcaggaggggGACCATCTTGAATGTTTGGAGCAGTTCGCAGTGATTGGtgtgattgtgaagagtgaagatgatgaggtcaaagatgaaagtgaggagaagagagaggcggagcctccaagcagcagctcaactcaacacatgacaacagaagctgatggagaccactgtggaggatcacaagcagacaagatcttagctccactatcagatagtgacgaCACAAAGTctcactctcctgacactgatgatgaagacttaAAAGAtaataagacatgtcacactgacaacacacacttgaCATGTTCTTACTGTGAAAAAACTTTTAAGCACCATTGTCatctaaaagtacacatgagaacacacactggagaaaaacctttttcctgctcagaatgtgggaaaggttttgtacaaagtggtgatttgaaagtacacatgagaatacacacgggagaaaaacccttttcctgTTCTATCTGCGGTAAATATTTTGCCCGGAAGCAACATTTGCAAATACACATGGTAATACACACTggggaaaaatgtttttcatgtTCATTGTGTGGTAAATGTTTTATACAAAGTAGTGagttgaaagtacacatgagaacgcacactggcgaaaaaccattcatgtgctcaATTTGTAGTAAAAGATTCACACAGAAGGCAAATTTGATCATGCACacaagaatacacactggtgaaaaaccttatacatgttcaatatgtggtaaaggttttgcacaaaatcAATCtttgaaagcacacatgagaacacacactggagacaaAACATTCATGTGCTCAATTTGTAGTAAAAGATTCACCCAGAAGGCATATTTATTAAGACACACAAGAATACACACTGGTTAA